The genomic segment CCCGTCTGGCTCTACCGAGATTGGTGCTAAGAAAAAGGTAGGTGTTCTTTGCCTACAAGCATGGTGCGAATCTCTGCGAAGTGTGCATCTTATCCCAGTTCTAACGCAAATCTGTCCCCTCTCCTCCTGAAGGAGAGGGGGTTGAACTAAAGATTGCTAGATGACTAAGAAGCGTAGAAACGCTTAGCTTGCTGAGGCAGTACTGGTGGAGCTGGCAGTGTTGCCTGCAGAGCTTGATGCAGGGTCAGCAGGCGGCAGCATGCCCATTTTGCGCTTCAGTTCCAAAAGCGAGTCCGATGCAGCGCTCTTAGAAGGCGTAGCCAAAATTCGGTTGATTTGCTCGTCGACAGTCGTGGTGGCTTCAGCAATTTGGGCATAGGCTTCAGCTTCAGCTTCGGTTTGCATCACACGCTCTTTCATTTTCTCAAGCATGGCAATCGTGCCTGAGGAGTCGACGCCTGAGAGCTGCTGATTAATCTTCTTAGTGGCTTCGGCAGCTTTGGCACGTCCTTTCAGTGTAATGAGTTCATTTTCGTAGCGCGTAATAGTTGATTGCAGCTTTTGCACTTTGGTTTGGAGGGCATCGGCTTGCTGCTGCTGGAGCTGCGCATCAGTAAGAAGTTGACGCCCTCTGGCTTCAAATTCTTGCTTGCGGTGAAGGGCTTCGGTGGCAAGGCGTTCCGCTTCTGCCATATCTATGTCGCCTGCTTGAGCGCGCTGCAGCAGTGCCATCGCTTTGCGCTCATACTCTTGGGCTTGACGCAGTTGTTCTTCGCCGTCTTTGCGCAAACGCACTGCAACGGCTTTCACCTGTGCCAGCGCTTGGATTGATTTTGCAAGGTCAGCACGCAATTCCCGAATGCCTTGTTCCGTCATCTTGACAGGGTCTTCCATCTTGTCAATGACGGCATGCGCTTCAGACTGCGCGACGCGGAAAATTCTCTTGAATAGGCTTGCCATAAAACCTCCTTCGGCATTAGGTTAGGGTTATGATTTTGCGTATCGCAAAAGCTCTGTGCCGTGCTCAGCCAGTGCCAGCGACAAGGCTTCGATGGAAGCATAAAGCTCGTTGGGGTCAAGATTTTCTAACTGCAAGGTATCACGGAAAATGACTGTCTTGCCTTCCTCATCTAAGACGAAAGCACCGTGCACCAAAGTGCGATTCATCTTGAGCAATTTCTCAAAAAGGTCGCCGGGATTTTTCGGCACAGGCATAATAACCTGCTCAATGACAAGCAGGGTATCTTCGCAGTCAATCACCATATTCTTAATGCCATATTCTTCATCTTCGACGACCAAAATTTCATTTTTCTCATCTTCACTAACAATCTTGAGGTCCATATCCAAGAGCATATTCTTGACGGCTTGAAAGCGATTTTCCACATCGGTGGCGTCAAATGGATTGCGCATAGTCTTTTGGGTTTAGAGTTTTCGCAATTGGGTTATTTTTTGCTTAAATGCTTGGTCAGTTCTTCGTAGGCTCGGTTGATGCCTTTGGTGAGCTCAGTAGCGATGCGCTGCTTTTCTGGGTCGCCTGCGAACTTGTCAGGGTGATAAAGCGCCACCAGTCTCCGCCACGCACGCCGCACCGTTTCCAAGTCCGAACCGTAAGGGATTTCCAAGTTGGCATAGTAGCCTGCGATGTTGGGGTCTATGCTTGCAGCTGTGCCCGACGAGTGCTGCCAGCTCTGATAAGCGCTACTGTTCCAAGCGCCACGATACCCGCTTTGTTGCTGTGAGCCAGCGTAAGTGTGGCTGTAACCTTGACTTGATTGCGCTTGATGCCAATGGGCGTAGGTCTGATAGGATTCGTAGACCTTCTTTCGTGCCCGGCTATATTGTGCCTCAATCTCTTTCAGCAAGGTATCCAAGTCTAATTCTTTCCAGTTCGCTCGCCTAAATTGCGCATTATGGTAGGCTTTCAGAACTTTGACTAAGCGCGATAGAACACTCATTAGGGCTAAAAATGCAGTTTGGTTGAGAATATGCAGAGAGGCTTTCTTGACAAAGCAAGCACTGTGCATCCATTTTGAAGAAAGATAATAAAACTTTTTACTTGTGAGCAACTCAGCGCTCTTAGGGTTTTGCAAAAAAGGGTGGTGATAAGTTTGCTAAACTTGAGCCATCTTGCAGTGACTGTAGCAGCACGCCAAACATAACCAGCCGATGCAGCAGCTGCTCTACGCAATAGTTGGCATCTACGTAGCGCTGTGCGCAACGGAGATTGGGAGTGCGCAGGCTTTTGCCACCTCGACTGCTTTGGTCGATTCACTGCTCGTGCAGCAAAAGAAAGCCCTCTTTATCAAAAGGGCAATAGGGACAATAACAATCGATGGGCGGCTCGATGAACCAGCATGGCAAGAGGCTATGGTAGCAACGGACTTTGTGCAAAACTTTCCCTTCGACACATCACTGGCGCGTGCGCAAACCGAAGTGCGTGCTACTTTCGATGAACGCACGCTCTACATTGCGGCGGTATGCTACGAAGCAGGGACGAGTGCAGAGTTTGTGGTGCAATCGCTGCGACGCGACTTCAACTATGATGAGAGTGATAACTTCACGGTCATCATTGACCCGCTCTCTAATCAAACAACTGGCTTTATGTTCAGCGTCAGTCCGTTTGGCGTGCAGGCGGAGGGGCTTATCTCTGGCGGTGGTGGCTTTGGCACGAGCATGAATTGGGACAATGCTTGGCAAGCTGAAACACACATTGATGCAGACAAGTGGGTGGCAGAAATCGCAATTCCTTTTAACACGCTGCGCTTCAAAAGCGGCATCTCTACATGGCGCATCAACTTTGCACGCAACAATCTCAAGCTACCTGAAAATTCGTCTTGGGTGGCGGTGCCACGCGTGTTCCGCATAACCAATCTTGCCTTTGCAGGAGAACTGCACTGGGAAAAAGCGCCTGAAAATTACAGCGCCAATCTTTCGTTCATTCCCTACACGATTGGGAGCGTTGTGGCAAATTATCAAACTCGCGCTTTCCCCAACCCCACAGCAAATGCAGGGAGCGATGTAAAGCTGGCGCTCACTTCAGCGCTGAATCTTGACCTTACTTTTAATCCTGACTTTTCGCAAGTTGATGTCGACCGACAAATCACTAATCTCGATCGCTTCACGATTTTCTTTCCTGAGCAGCGTCAATTTTTCTTGGAAAACAGTGACCTGTTTTCATCGTTGGGCTTTCGGCGCATTCGCCCGTTTTTTTCGCGACAGATTGGGCTTTTTAACGGTCAGCCAACGACCATTTTAGCGGGCGCACGGCTTTCTGGTAATCTGGATGCAAGCTGGCGCATTGGAGCACTTATGCTGCAAACTGCCCGCAACGACTCTCTGCGATACAGCGGCAATAACTACGCTGTAGCAGTCACACAGCGCTTGCTCTTTGAGCGCTCAAATCTAACTGTGTTTGGCGTCAGCCGTCAAGGCGCAAATTATCGTGGCATTGAAGGCAATGACTTTAATCGTGTGTTAGGCATTGATTTTAATCTTGCCACTTTTGACGGCAGATGGTTAGGCAAGCTCTTCTATCACCATAACTTTACACCTCGCGCTCTGCCACATCAATTCGCCACCGCACTCTTTTTGCGCTACGAACAACCAGAGTTTCGCTTAGAGTGGAATCACGAGTTCATCGGTGAGCATTACAATCCAGAAGTGGGCTTTGTGCCACGTCGAGGGGTCTGGCGCTTTGAGCCACAAGCTGATTATCGCTTCTATCCAAGGTCAGACTTCATCAACAATCACGGCATCAGTTGCCGGCTCGATATGTATCGCTCGCAAGATTTCATCACAGAACTCGACCGCTCACTGGAACTGAGTTACTTTTTCAACTTGCAAAACACTGGTGCATTCGGCATCACATTCAGCGATGTAATGACCCGACTAACTTTCCCGTTTGACCCCACAGGGCGCGGTGAAGCCAACAACGAACTCCCAATCGGCGTCTACGAGTATCGAACTTTTGGTGCATATTTTGAGAGCGATGAGCGCAAGAGAGTTGCCTTTTCTGGCTCTGCGGAATTTGGCGGTTACTTCAATGGTCAGTTATTTAGGTATCGCTGCAACGCACGCTACCGTGCACAACCTTACGGCTTAATTTCGCTAAATCTCGAGCAAAATTTCATTTGGCTACCTGAGCCATTTCGCGGCACAACCCTGACTTTGCTGCAAGCGCGCTTTGACCTTTCACTCACGCGTGAGCTGTTCATGACCGCATTTTTGCAATACAACACGCAGATTCAAAATGTCAATCTCAATGCACGTTTGCAGTGGCGGTTTGCGCCAATGAGCGATGTGTTCTTGGTCTATACCGACAACTATGGCACAGATACATTTGCCGTGCGCAATCGTGGTGTGGTGTTGAAGATTATCTACTGGTTTAATGCATAAACTGCGGAAAATCATCTCAGGGGGACAGACTGGTGTCGACCAAGCAGCTTTGCGCGTAGCACTTGAACTCGGCTTGGAAACTGGTGGCTGGTGTCCGCCCGACCGTGCATGTGAGAGCGGCACAATTCCTGAGCATTTCCCCCTTGTGCCAACACCCGTAGAGCGAAGCCCTAATGCGCCCCATATTCCACGCTCGCTGCGAACCGAATGGAATGTGCGCGATAGCGATGCGACACTTGTGCTTGTACCTGACACGATTCAAAACGACGCAGGAACAAACTGGACGATTGAGTGCGCCAAGCGTTACAGCAAGCCAGTCTGTGCTATCAATCCTTTCTCAAGCGACGCATCAGTCAAAATTTACAACTGGCTCTCGTCACTTGACATTTCGACGCTTAATGTCGCAGGCCCAAGCGAGAAGACTTGCACGGGAATCGGGACAATAGCTGAAAAAATCTTGAGAAAAGCGTTTTTGCTATCTTCAAGCAAACTCAAGCTGGTAAGTGCTATGGAACCGCAAGCGACAGAGAGCCTCTCCGACTACGAACTCGAGCGTGGCAAGCCGATGCCAAACTTCAATCATGGATACATTCAAGCGAATCTCATCGTTGCATTGCGTGCAAGATATGGTCGACAATTTTCTGTTGTTTCCGAAGTTGCAATGCCTGTTGGGGATAGAGATGCTACGCCTGATGTGTTGGTCTTTCCGAAGCGTGTAGTCAATTGGTTTGAGACAAAGTCCGCTCTGTCCGAGCCGCCGATTTTAGCGATTGAAATTCAAAGCCCTTCGCAACCAATGGAAGTAATCCTTGACAAAGCCAAAGCAATGCTAGATCACAGGGTCAAATCGGTTTGGATTGTCCAACCTGCGTTGAAGACAGTCTCAGTTTTCACAAAAGAAGCTGAGCCAAAAACCTTTGTGGAAGGCACTGTCTCTGACAAAGCCAGTGGCATTGAGCTTTCGTTTGAGGAAATTTTTGCAACGGAGTAGAGTTTTCATTTATTCCTGTGTGGCTCATCACCAATAAAACAGGCAAGAAAATGTCGTGCTTCCCTCGAGGTTTTCGAGGCAATTATGGAAAAACTGGAAGAGCTGGAAGACACAAGGCTCTATGATGAAGTCAAGAAATTTAACGAGCTTTCTATTCCGATTGATGATGCACTTGAGATGATGGAAGCAAAGCGCAACGCCAAGATATACAAGTGATGGCTACGGTTTGTTGTGACCTGCCTTTTCCTCTCAGGCGCCGATTCGTTTAAGCATCTCTTTGACTTTTTCCTCAATCAAATTGCGCACCTTTCGGAACTCGTCTGGCTCTAAATGCTTTGGGTCAGGAATTGCCCAATCTTCACGAATTTTGGCACGCACAAATGGACAGTCATCGCCGCAGCCCATTGTGGCGACAAAGTCGTATTCCACATCAGGAATCTCATTAAGCGATTTTGAGGTGTGCGTGGTAAGGTCGTAGCCCAGCTCCTTCATGGCTTCAATTGCTTTTGGATTAACCTTGCCCGATGGATGCGAGCCAGCACTGAAGGCTTCTACCTTGCCACCACCGTGAATCTTCGCAAAGGCTTCTGCCATCTGACTGCGATTGGAGTTTTCCACGCAAACGAATAAGACTTTTTTCATTGTGTTAGGGTTAGTTAGAGATTCAAAGGATTGCAGCCGCACGTCTGTGCAGAGCACAGCGGAAGACACTAAAAATCAAGGCTTCCCGAATTCAAATCCCAGACGCTGCTACTCAATAAACTTCCTTACAGAAAGGAAACTGCCAATTAGCCCTAATCCAGCTCCAACAAGCGTGAGCACAAAAAGAAAGAGAGCATTAGGCGGTTGGAGCGCAGCATAAATGTCTGGCGCGGTGCGTGCCAAAAGCGTCATCATTGCTGTAACCAGTCCAGCTGCTAATACACCGCCTACCAGTCCTTGTAGGACACCTTCCAAAAGAAAGGGCAGGCGAATGAAGTTGAAGGTAGCGCCAACCAGCTGCATTGTGCGAATAATTTCACGCTTGCTATAAATCGCAAGGCGAATTGTGTTGGAAACCAATGCGATGGACGCAAAGGCAATAAGTATGCCCAGTGCAGCAGTGATAAAAAACAGGATGCGGGCATTGCTGTCGACACGGCTAAGAAGCTCGCGATTGTATCGCACATCAAGAACACCAGACTCTTTTGAGACAGCCGCAACAAACTTTTCTAAGCTATCCAATCGAGCATATTCAGGTCTAAGATTCACTTTGATAGATTGTGGCAATGGATTGGTGCCTAATATCTGCTCAATTTTCTCACCAAATTCCTTTTCAAAAATTTTGGCAGCGTCGTCTTTGGAAATGTAAGTTGCCTGTGCAACTGCATGATGCTGACGAATGTGCCCTGTGAGAGCTTTGGCATCACTGGGCGAGAGCGTTTCGCTAAGAAAGAATTCTACTTCTACACGGCTACGGATTTCTTCTAGCACACGCACCGCACTTTGCGTCAGAATAAGGAAAATGCTCAGCAACACCAGCGAAATAGCAATGGTAAAGATGGAAATTGCCGTTGCAAGTTTGGCTCGTTGGAAGCCGGAGAGACTTTCTTTGAGCACATAGCTAAGATTCATCTTGCCTTAGACCGTGTGTTGATACGAAGCCGTCTGGCTCACTCAATTTTGCGCTGCAAGAACCATCGTTCACCAATGTTCAGGGCGGCGCCGAATCGGAAGATGCTTTCTTCAATTAGGCCGTTTGTGGTCGTGCCACGACGCGCATACTGCAAGGAAATATCTAAGCGCGATGACTCAGCACTAAGCGGAATACCTAACCCAGCGGTAAGTCCCCATTCATCAATGCCAGTATTACCAATTTGCCAATTCGTCTGATAGTAGTATGCTCCAATGCGATAGGCGATGCGTGAAAAAAGGTTAGTACGCACTTCCAAACTGGGAATCACCTCTGCGCCAAGTGAGAAACGCACAGCGCGACGCTGCAGCTCCGCGCGTTGCCCGAAATACTCCGCTGCTGACCAGTCCTGAAGCATCACATCTGCGGCAACGATGTAGTTCGGAGTGCCACTGTATGCTAGTCCAATGGTAAGCACACTGGGAAGCGAGACCCACCCACTGACTTCATTCAGTGTGTCGCGCCGCTGCGTTTGTGAATTCCCCAAATTGTTGGTGAGAATGGTTCGGCGTGTGCCTTCAGCAGACGCACGAGAGGTGAACGCAACGCTCAGTGAGAAAAGGTCGCTTTGTGCAAAGATGCCTTGCTTAGAGGTGTAGCCCAAGCCAAATGTCCAAGTTTGCATTGCAAGGCGGTCTTCAAACTCGATTGCGGAGTCGACAAGTTCCAGCACGTCAAAGCGATGTTCAGAGCCTTGTGTCGTAGTGCCAAAAAGAAAATTAAGCGCAGCGCCCACGCGGAAGATGCCAAGCTTTTCACTGCGAAGCGGAGTAAAGCCAACTGCAATCGGCACGCTATTCAAGCCGCCTAAGCCGAAGTAAGAGAAACTGTAGCTCAGCGTGTCCAGACCGATAACAGTTGTGCCACGCTGCGTCTGCCTGTAATTAAGGCGTGAGTAGGGCAGAATGCCAGTGGAGACAACAAACTGCCAGATTGGAATCGCAAGGCTTGCGCCTTCAAAGCCAGCGACAACTTGATAACCTGAGGCACGAGGCGAACTTGCGAAGTAACCAATATATCCAAAATCACCAGCAATGCGGGTTTGGTCAATCGTTGTCAGCATAGCTGGGTTAATTCGGTGGATGTAAAAAAGGTCGGGAATAGCACTGCCTGCAAAGCCCATTCCAGCCGACTGTGCAGTAACCAGTGAGCGGACCTCGCCAATGCCAAAGCGTGAGTAAAGCGAGCCGCCTTGTGCAAGGCACTGGGCTACAGAACTGACAAGCAGGAGAAAAATACCAATGCAAATTCTCACGGGAGTGCGTGTGTGCTAGTGAACTAACCTTCCAATGCGCGACCAGCGTATTGATGCCAATTTATCAAACACGCGAAACAGGCTCAGCTCAGGGTCCCAAGACCAATAGATAATCAAGGCAGAACCAACAATATGCGACTCGGGCACAAAACCCCAGTAGCGGCTATCCAGACTATTGTCGCGATTGTCACCCATCATAAAGTAGTAGTTTTGCTGGACGACATATTCGTTGGTGGGCTTGCCGTCAACATAGACCTGCCGTCCCATCATCGCAGTGGTGTGTCCCTCATACTCCAAAAGGAACTTGTAGGTGTAAAAAGTCTCGGGCATAAGCGTGATTTTATCCCCTTTTTTCGGAATATGCAGCGGACCAAAGTTATCCTTGTTGAAAGAGGAGTAAAGTGGAAAGATATTGATTTCAGCTTGTCCGGGCGGCAAAGGCTGTGGCGAAAGAAACTGTCCTTCCGGCGGCAGCGGGAATTCCTTGCCGTCCACGAACACCTGTCGGTTTTTGATTTCAATCGTCT from the Chloroherpetonaceae bacterium genome contains:
- a CDS encoding ABC transporter permease — protein: MNLSYVLKESLSGFQRAKLATAISIFTIAISLVLLSIFLILTQSAVRVLEEIRSRVEVEFFLSETLSPSDAKALTGHIRQHHAVAQATYISKDDAAKIFEKEFGEKIEQILGTNPLPQSIKVNLRPEYARLDSLEKFVAAVSKESGVLDVRYNRELLSRVDSNARILFFITAALGILIAFASIALVSNTIRLAIYSKREIIRTMQLVGATFNFIRLPFLLEGVLQGLVGGVLAAGLVTAMMTLLARTAPDIYAALQPPNALFLFVLTLVGAGLGLIGSFLSVRKFIE
- a CDS encoding YbjN domain-containing protein, which encodes MRNPFDATDVENRFQAVKNMLLDMDLKIVSEDEKNEILVVEDEEYGIKNMVIDCEDTLLVIEQVIMPVPKNPGDLFEKLLKMNRTLVHGAFVLDEEGKTVIFRDTLQLENLDPNELYASIEALSLALAEHGTELLRYAKS
- a CDS encoding PspA/IM30 family protein, producing MASLFKRIFRVAQSEAHAVIDKMEDPVKMTEQGIRELRADLAKSIQALAQVKAVAVRLRKDGEEQLRQAQEYERKAMALLQRAQAGDIDMAEAERLATEALHRKQEFEARGRQLLTDAQLQQQQADALQTKVQKLQSTITRYENELITLKGRAKAAEATKKINQQLSGVDSSGTIAMLEKMKERVMQTEAEAEAYAQIAEATTTVDEQINRILATPSKSAASDSLLELKRKMGMLPPADPASSSAGNTASSTSTASAS
- a CDS encoding carbohydrate binding family 9 domain-containing protein, translated to MQQLLYAIVGIYVALCATEIGSAQAFATSTALVDSLLVQQKKALFIKRAIGTITIDGRLDEPAWQEAMVATDFVQNFPFDTSLARAQTEVRATFDERTLYIAAVCYEAGTSAEFVVQSLRRDFNYDESDNFTVIIDPLSNQTTGFMFSVSPFGVQAEGLISGGGGFGTSMNWDNAWQAETHIDADKWVAEIAIPFNTLRFKSGISTWRINFARNNLKLPENSSWVAVPRVFRITNLAFAGELHWEKAPENYSANLSFIPYTIGSVVANYQTRAFPNPTANAGSDVKLALTSALNLDLTFNPDFSQVDVDRQITNLDRFTIFFPEQRQFFLENSDLFSSLGFRRIRPFFSRQIGLFNGQPTTILAGARLSGNLDASWRIGALMLQTARNDSLRYSGNNYAVAVTQRLLFERSNLTVFGVSRQGANYRGIEGNDFNRVLGIDFNLATFDGRWLGKLFYHHNFTPRALPHQFATALFLRYEQPEFRLEWNHEFIGEHYNPEVGFVPRRGVWRFEPQADYRFYPRSDFINNHGISCRLDMYRSQDFITELDRSLELSYFFNLQNTGAFGITFSDVMTRLTFPFDPTGRGEANNELPIGVYEYRTFGAYFESDERKRVAFSGSAEFGGYFNGQLFRYRCNARYRAQPYGLISLNLEQNFIWLPEPFRGTTLTLLQARFDLSLTRELFMTAFLQYNTQIQNVNLNARLQWRFAPMSDVFLVYTDNYGTDTFAVRNRGVVLKIIYWFNA
- a CDS encoding arsenate reductase ArsC — protein: MKKVLFVCVENSNRSQMAEAFAKIHGGGKVEAFSAGSHPSGKVNPKAIEAMKELGYDLTTHTSKSLNEIPDVEYDFVATMGCGDDCPFVRAKIREDWAIPDPKHLEPDEFRKVRNLIEEKVKEMLKRIGA
- a CDS encoding Uma2 family endonuclease, whose protein sequence is MHKLRKIISGGQTGVDQAALRVALELGLETGGWCPPDRACESGTIPEHFPLVPTPVERSPNAPHIPRSLRTEWNVRDSDATLVLVPDTIQNDAGTNWTIECAKRYSKPVCAINPFSSDASVKIYNWLSSLDISTLNVAGPSEKTCTGIGTIAEKILRKAFLLSSSKLKLVSAMEPQATESLSDYELERGKPMPNFNHGYIQANLIVALRARYGRQFSVVSEVAMPVGDRDATPDVLVFPKRVVNWFETKSALSEPPILAIEIQSPSQPMEVILDKAKAMLDHRVKSVWIVQPALKTVSVFTKEAEPKTFVEGTVSDKASGIELSFEEIFATE
- a CDS encoding J domain-containing protein yields the protein MHSACFVKKASLHILNQTAFLALMSVLSRLVKVLKAYHNAQFRRANWKELDLDTLLKEIEAQYSRARKKVYESYQTYAHWHQAQSSQGYSHTYAGSQQQSGYRGAWNSSAYQSWQHSSGTAASIDPNIAGYYANLEIPYGSDLETVRRAWRRLVALYHPDKFAGDPEKQRIATELTKGINRAYEELTKHLSKK
- the lepB gene encoding signal peptidase I, with the protein product MSASTAKAKAQKPEPQKEKKSKAGEILNGQSAKGTPTKKSKTREWIEALIFAGVAAFLLRSFVIEAYRIPTGSMEKTLLAGDFLLVNKFIYGAIVPFTNYRLPGFKQVEQGDVVVFKYPRDKDVNYIKRCVAVAGQTIEIKNRQVFVDGKEFPLPPEGQFLSPQPLPPGQAEINIFPLYSSFNKDNFGPLHIPKKGDKITLMPETFYTYKFLLEYEGHTTAMMGRQVYVDGKPTNEYVVQQNYYFMMGDNRDNSLDSRYWGFVPESHIVGSALIIYWSWDPELSLFRVFDKLASIRWSRIGRLVH